The Gordonia iterans DNA window GTCGAAGTGCAAGGCGCCGTTGGCATCCGGCAGATGCAGGTGCGAGCCGATCTGCACCGGCCGGTCACCGGTGTTCACGACGACCAACTCAAGCCGCTCGTCGTCGGTCCGGTCCGCATTCAGTTCCAGGACGCCCGGCCGCACCCGGTGGGCACCGGGAGCGGAGCCGGAGTTGCTCGTCGAAGCCATGTGCGTGCTCCTAATCGATCGGCTGGTGCAGGGTCACCAGCTTGCGGCCGTCCGGGAAGGTCGCCTCCACCTGGACTTCCGTCACCATCTCCGGGACGCCGTCCATCACGTCGTCGCGGGTGAGCACCGACCGCCCGGTCTCCATCAGTTCGGTCACCGGAACTCCTTCCCGGGCGCGTTCGATCACCCAGGTCGACAGCAGCGCGATCGACTCCGGATAGTTCAGCGGTATCCCGCGCGCATGCCGATCGCGCGCCACCATCCCGGCGACCGACAGCAGCAGCTTCTCGGTCTCGGCAGGCGTGAAATGCACGACGGCGGCTCCTCTCGCAGCGTGACGGACTCGCTCAATGCTGCCACGCCTTGTCGTGAGCCGCCCGGTTTGCCAGGCTGGTCACATGACGACCCCGAACGATCCGATCGACGCCGAGTTCACCGTCGACTCCGACGACTCGGCGGGCCGCCTGGCGTCCGCGCCGTCGTACGCGGAGGTCACCGGGTACACCGAGGACGGCCGCCCGACGCTCGACCACGTCCGGGACAAGATCGAGAGGCGCGCGGCGACAGCTGTCGGCAGCGAAGAGCTCGCCGGAATGATCCCGGAAGTGGTGGAGGCCCAGGAGGCGTTCGACAAGCGCCAGGAGGCGGCCAAAGCCAAACTCGAGGAGATCCGCAAGTCGATGCGGGCCGACCCGTAGGCTCGACGTCGTACATTTCGACCAGACGCACCAGAGGGGTGGACGATGAGCAACAAGAACGAGCGCGAGCAGTTGATCGAGGAAGAAGAGAAGGAAGCGCAGCGCCGCCGCGACCAGCTCGAGCGCGAAGAAGAGGAGCGCCTCAAGTAGCGCGTCACCGTGGCGAGGCCGGGTACCGATCAGGTGCCCGGCCTTTCTCATGTCTGCGGCGGACCCGGCGGAGCGGGCGTTTCCGAACGTGCGTGTTTCGTCGCCTTAACACCCCGGCAACACGAGCTTCCTAGTGTCTGCGCACAGATCGACTTGGAGGTTTCGACATGCAGTTGGGGCGTCTGCTCGAGAACCGCGCCCTGCGACTGGAGCTCGCCGTCGACCCCGGCGGTGCGCGGGAACTGGCCGTGTGCGGGGTGTCGGTGGCCGAGGGGCCGATGCCGCAGCGACTGACGGGCGGGGGTGGCTTGCTGCTGATGCGTCTCGTCCAGGTCGACGATCCTGCCGAGACCGAACGTCTGCTCGACGCCGCACACGACGGCGGCGTCGTCGCCGTCGGGGTGGGCGTCGACCGTGCCGGGGGTTGCCTTCCCAGGAGCGTGGTCGCCTCATGCCGGGCGCGCGGGCTCGCTCTGGTGTCCGTGCCCGCGGACGTCTCGTTCGACGACGTCGCCGCGGAGTTCCGCGTCCACCGCGCCGATCTCGCCTGCCGGATGCGGGCGGCCCTGAACCAGTCGCGCCGGCTCCTCGCGTCGGTGGCGGCCGGATGCGAGTTGGACGACCTCGCCTCGGTGGTCGTCGGCGCGACCGGGGTCGGCTGCACGGTCGTGACGGCCACCGGACGGCGCATCTGTGCGCACGGGCGAGGGTTGTCCGACGACGACGTCGACGAGCTCCTGCGCGGAGCCCGTACCGCCGACGCCGTCCCGGTGACGACGGCCGGACGGACGGTGCTCCCGATCGGCCGGTGCGACGACGCGGCGCGTGCGTGGCATCTGGTGGTCGACGGTCGAGTGGAGACTCTGCCGGCCGACGCCGCGGACGCCTTCGCCGAGTTCGCTTCGGTCGCCGCGCTGGTGCACGCGCGGGAGGCCGAATCGCTCGCGCTGCGTGATCGACACGACGATCTGGCCGTGGCGGAGCGCCTTGCGGCGCCGCAGGGTTCGGGCTGTTCCGGCGGCGGAGCGGTGCTGGTGGTCCGCTCCGACGACCCGGATCGGGCCCGCCCCCTGGTCCGTGATGCGCTGACGGCAACCGTCGCAGACGCGACGGTGGCCGTTCACGGCGGAGACGTCATCGCTCACCTGCCGACCGGTTCGCCCGACGCGACGGTCGCCGCCGTCGGGCAGCGGTTGCGGGGGGTGGTCGATCTGCTCGGCGCGCCGTCGATCGGGTACTGCGCGATGTCCGACGGCGCCAGCTTCGACGGCGCGGTCCGCGGCGCGAGGCAGGCCGCCCGCTTCCGCGAATCCTCGGAGTCGTGCCCGCTGCCGATCACGGCCGCCGACTCGCTCGGCACCGCCGCGTCGCTGTTCGCGCATCTGCCCGACGACGTCCGGACGGACTTCGTCCGCCGGGTGCTGGGTCCGCTCCAAGAGCATGACGCCGCCACCAAGGCCGGTCTGCTCGACACCCTCGCCCAGTTCCTGGCGAACGACTGTTCGTGGGTGCGCACCGCCACCGCGATGGACATGCACCAGAACACGGTCCGTTACCGGATCGGGCGCACTGAGCAGTTGATCGGCCGGAATCTGTCAGATCTCGCCGATCGGGTCGACGTGCACGTGGCACTGGAACTCCGGTGACCGTCCACCGCGGAGATCACTCAGTCATCGCGCGATAGGACGCGCGACGGCGGCTCGCGCTCGTCGAGTCACCAGCGCGTGCCGCGCCCCCGAGCACCGAGGAGGATGAACCGCGTCTTGCCTCAGCGCGCGAATCTCAAAGGCCGAGTCCACCACATCGAGGGTGGCTTCGCCGTGGCCGTTCTCATCGAACGCGAGCCGGCGTGACCGAAGTTCAGTGGTGAATCGCCACTCCGCAGGCGCCTCGACGACAAACGCCGGGGCCCTGCAGTCGTCGCAGTCGTCGTCAATTTCGTCCGTCACACCGTCGTCGTGACGGTCGCACGGTTCACCGTGCGTCGGGTACGCGTACCCGGGGTTCCAGAGGTAGGCGGGTTCCCGACCTAGTCGGGGACGACGTCAGCTCCCGGACGATTCCGAGTCGTCCACGGCGAAGTCGTACCTAATTCGGAGCACCTCCGTCGCCCTGCCCAGTACGTTGACCATCGTCCTCCCCTTTCCTGCGCGATTCGGACCTCGGCGGTCCGCTGATCGTCTCAGGACCGGACCATATCCGGAGATGCTGACAATCTCGGCGGAGTGGATCGACCGGGTGACCTTTCGACAAGCTCAAGGAGCGAGCGGGTGACCTTTCGACGGGCTCAAGGAGCGAGCGGGTGACCTTTCGACAAGCTCAAGGAGCGAGCGGGCTGCTCAAGGAGCGGGCGGTGACCTTTCGACAAGCTCAAGGAGCGAGCGGGCGGGCGACCTTTCGACAACCTCAAGGAGCGGGGGCGGGCACACAGCACGACGGCCCCGCCTCTCGGTGAAGAGAGACGGGGCCGTCGGTACGAGCGTCAACGCCGTCGCAGGACGACGCGGTCAGCTAGCTTCGGTCACCAGCTGGACTTCTGCACGCCCGGCAGCTCGCCGGCGTGCGCCATCTCGCGCAGGCAGATCCGGCACAGGCCGAACTTGCGGTACACCGAGTGCGGGCGACCGCACTTGTTGCAGCGCGTGTAGCCACGCACCGCGAACTTCGGCTTCTTGGCGGCCTTGATCCGCAGAGCCTTCTTAGCCATGTCAGTTGTCCTTCGCGTTCGAGTCCTTGAACGGGAAGCCCAGCGCCTTTAGCAGCGCGCGACCCTCCTCGTCATTGGTGGCCGAGGTGACGACGGTGATGTCCATGCCGCGCGGGCGGTCGATCGAATCGATGTCGATCTCGTGGAACATCGACTGCTCGTTCAGGCCGAAGGTGTAGTTGCCGTTGCCGTCGAACTGACGATCGCTCAGGCCGCGGAAGTCGCGGATACGCGGGAGGGCGATCGACACCAGGCGATCGAGGAACTCCCACATGCGGTCGCCGCGCAGGGTCGCGCGGGCGCCGATCGGCATGCCCTCGCGCAGCTTGAACTGCGCGATGGACTTGCGGGCACGACGGATCTCGGGCTGCTGGCCGGTGATGAGCGCCAGATCGGCGACGGCACCGTTGATCAGCTTGGCGTCGCGGGCGGCGTCACCGACGCCCATGTTCACGACGACCTTGACCACGCCCGGGATCTGCATCACGTTGTCGTAGTCGAACTCGGAGCTCAGCTGGTCCTTGATCTCCTCGCGGTAGCGAGTCTTCAGGCGCGGCTGAACCTTTTCGGTGGAGGTCATAATCAGATGTCCTTCCCGGTCTTGCGGGAGATGCGGACCTTCTTGCCGGTCTCGTCATCGATCCGGTAGCCGATACGGGTCGGGTTGCCGTCGGAGTCCACGACCATCACGTTCGACACGTGGATGGGGGCTTCCTGGGTCACGATCCCGCCGGAGGAGGCACCGCGCTCGTTCGCCGACTGCGCGGTGTGCTTCTTGATCCGGTTCACGCCCTCGACCAGGACCTTGTCGCGCTGCGGGTAGGCTTCGATGACCTTGCCCTTGGCGCCCTTGTCCTTGCCCGAGATGACGATCACGGTGTCACCCTTGTGCACCTTCATTTCTCAGATCACCTCCGGTGCGAGCGACACGATCTTCATGAAGCGCTTGTCGCGCAGTTCACGGCTGACCGGGCCGAAGATACGGGTGCCGCGGGGCTCGGTCTCGTTCTTGAGGATGACGGCCGCGTTCTCGTCGAACTTGATGTACGAGCCGTCGGCACGACGACGCTCCTTGACGGTGCGCACGATGACGGCCTTGACGACCTCACCCTTCTTGATGTTGCCGCCGGGGACGGCGTCCTTCACGGTGGCGACGATGACGTCGCCCACGCCGGCGTAGCGTCGCGACGATCCGCCGAGCACGCGGATGCAGAGGATTTCCTTCGCACCGGTGTTGTCGGCGACTCGCACGCGCGATTCCTGCTGAATCACTGCTTAGTCTCCTTGACCTGGATACTGATGTCCGCCGGATTTCCGACCCGACGCACACGGTCTGCTGCCACCGGAACACGCGCCTGCCTGGGGTTTTCCACACGACGGAGGAAGATCCCAGTGGGTTCACGGGCCGATTCGCGGCGCAAGCGCCGCAGGCAACCAGTCCAGTGTACGGATTACCGCAGGCAGAAGTCGAATCGAACCATCCCCCGCCAGCCCCTTGAGCCCCATCGAAGCCCCTTGAGCCCCGCCGAAGCCCCTTGAGCCCCGTCGAAGCCCCTTGAGCCCCGTCGAAGCCCCTTGAGCCCCGTCGAAAGGACCGAGTAGCCGAACCCCCACAGCCCCTTGAGTCCGTCTAAAGCCCCTTGAGCCCCGTCGAAAGCACCGAGTAGCCGAGCTGCCAGGCGAGGCGTATCGAGACCCGAACTCACCACTCCGGGAGGGTGGT harbors:
- the ureB gene encoding urease subunit beta; protein product: MASTSNSGSAPGAHRVRPGVLELNADRTDDERLELVVVNTGDRPVQIGSHLHLPDANGALHFDRVAAHGFRLDIPAGTSQRFEPGASRSVSAVAFRGARRIPGIAMGKTDGGAL
- a CDS encoding urease subunit gamma gives rise to the protein MHFTPAETEKLLLSVAGMVARDRHARGIPLNYPESIALLSTWVIERAREGVPVTELMETGRSVLTRDDVMDGVPEMVTEVQVEATFPDGRKLVTLHQPID
- a CDS encoding PucR family transcriptional regulator, with translation MQLGRLLENRALRLELAVDPGGARELAVCGVSVAEGPMPQRLTGGGGLLLMRLVQVDDPAETERLLDAAHDGGVVAVGVGVDRAGGCLPRSVVASCRARGLALVSVPADVSFDDVAAEFRVHRADLACRMRAALNQSRRLLASVAAGCELDDLASVVVGATGVGCTVVTATGRRICAHGRGLSDDDVDELLRGARTADAVPVTTAGRTVLPIGRCDDAARAWHLVVDGRVETLPADAADAFAEFASVAALVHAREAESLALRDRHDDLAVAERLAAPQGSGCSGGGAVLVVRSDDPDRARPLVRDALTATVADATVAVHGGDVIAHLPTGSPDATVAAVGQRLRGVVDLLGAPSIGYCAMSDGASFDGAVRGARQAARFRESSESCPLPITAADSLGTAASLFAHLPDDVRTDFVRRVLGPLQEHDAATKAGLLDTLAQFLANDCSWVRTATAMDMHQNTVRYRIGRTEQLIGRNLSDLADRVDVHVALELR
- a CDS encoding type Z 30S ribosomal protein S14, producing the protein MAKKALRIKAAKKPKFAVRGYTRCNKCGRPHSVYRKFGLCRICLREMAHAGELPGVQKSSW
- the rplE gene encoding 50S ribosomal protein L5 → MTSTEKVQPRLKTRYREEIKDQLSSEFDYDNVMQIPGVVKVVVNMGVGDAARDAKLINGAVADLALITGQQPEIRRARKSIAQFKLREGMPIGARATLRGDRMWEFLDRLVSIALPRIRDFRGLSDRQFDGNGNYTFGLNEQSMFHEIDIDSIDRPRGMDITVVTSATNDEEGRALLKALGFPFKDSNAKDN
- the rplX gene encoding 50S ribosomal protein L24; this encodes MKVHKGDTVIVISGKDKGAKGKVIEAYPQRDKVLVEGVNRIKKHTAQSANERGASSGGIVTQEAPIHVSNVMVVDSDGNPTRIGYRIDDETGKKVRISRKTGKDI
- the rplN gene encoding 50S ribosomal protein L14, with product MIQQESRVRVADNTGAKEILCIRVLGGSSRRYAGVGDVIVATVKDAVPGGNIKKGEVVKAVIVRTVKERRRADGSYIKFDENAAVILKNETEPRGTRIFGPVSRELRDKRFMKIVSLAPEVI